A window from Plasmodium gaboni strain SY75 chromosome 9, whole genome shotgun sequence encodes these proteins:
- a CDS encoding putative splicing factor 3A subunit 3 yields MSQFLIEQIRYLHEEIEVIEKAIAELIDEKVKKKKKNILYDYAINYLVDKIQEKSHLLLEYYNDEDKLKKEEMLFLSGKTGEDKNDVWKNYYERVKYIRDYHKKTNIKKIEIKNSKLYKLEALKCSKYKESFSALEKKGKYIDLNKFYNDFINMKKIKEFRISMFKKKEMASSHNKKKKKSTDNNNNNNKNNKNNVSEENINEFKEMDYVTYLHNFTRFIYIPRYCKYRNEEYKNYVENLLNYMISFFEKINVLVDCKITYKEYEDDFYNKFNNKEIKGWETYTYDLNFYCNINNKLYASEGTYQSYLKCKNYDNDLKKYLNKKYTVEQLQEIKNDIEKQDMNLARCEYLIQLYANILNKIIQRTIQNIQRKQAYTIDEIQKKKFKEEELEDEKKRKKEYHLLSLMDNNNNNLNNQNNLLHDLQNTNLSISMSDDDSSDISNISNNEEQQKDIDEENEDDNDDNKPIYNPLNLPLGFDNKPIPYWLYKLHGLSKEYKCEICGNYSYFGRATFEKHFYEWRHSFGMKCLKIPNTLHFKEITKIEDALNLYEKLKKQTQMNIFKPDQEVECEDSKGNVMNIKAYDDLKRQGLL; encoded by the coding sequence ATGTCACAGTTCTTAATTGAACAGATTAGATACTTACACGAAGAAATCGAAGTGATAGAAAAAGCAATTGCCGAATTGATAGATGAGAAAGtaaagaagaagaagaagaatatattatatgattatgCTATAAATTATTTAGTTGATAAAATACAAGAGAAATCTCATCTACTTTTAGAATATTATAACGATGaagataaattaaaaaaagaagaaatgCTTTTTCTTTCAGGAAAAACCGGTgaagataaaaatgatgtatggaaaaattattatgaacgtgtaaaatatataagagattatcataaaaagacaaatataaaaaaaatcgaaataaaaaattcgaaattatataaattgGAAGCATTAAAATGtagtaaatataaagaatcCTTTTCTGcattagaaaaaaaaggaaaatatatagatttaaataaattttataatgattttataaatatgaaaaaaattaaagaattTCGTATAAgtatgtttaaaaaaaaagaaatggCTAGCTCAcataacaaaaaaaaaaaaaaatcaacagataataataataataataataaaaataataaaaacaatgtaagtgaagaaaatataaatgaatttaaAGAAATGGATTATGTAACATATCTACATAATTTTACACgctttatttatattccaagatattgtaaatatagaaatgaagaatataaaaattatgtagagaatttattaaattatatgatatctttttttgaaaaaatcAATGTGTTAGTAGATTGTAAGATAACTtataaagaatatgaagatgatttttataataaatttaataataaagaaattaaGGGTTGGGAAACATATACCTATgatttaaatttttattgtaatattaataataaattatatgcTTCAGAAGGTACATATCAAAGCTAtttaaaatgtaaaaattatgataatgatttaaaaaaatatttaaataaaaaatatacagTAGAACAGTTAcaagaaataaaaaatgatattgAAAAGCAAGATATGAATTTAGCACGCTGTGAATATTTAATACAATTATATGctaatatattaaataaaataatacaacGAACTATTCAGAATATCCAAAGAAAACAAGCATATACAATTGATgaaattcaaaaaaaaaaatttaaagaagaagaactagaagatgaaaaaaaaagaaaaaaagaatatcatttattaaGTTTAATGgataataacaacaataatttaaataatcaaaataatcTTTTACATGATTTGCAAAACACTAATTTATCCATATCAATGTCAGATGATGATTCTTCAGATATTTctaatatatcaaataatgaagaacaacaaaaagatatagatgaagaaaatgaagatgataatgatgataacAAACCTATTTATAATCCATTGAATTTACCATTAGGTTTTGATAATAAACCAATACCATATTGGTTATATAAATTACATGGATTATctaaagaatataaatgtGAAATATGTGGaaattattcttattttgGAAGAGCTACATTCgaaaaacatttttatgaatGGAGACATTCATTTGGTATGAAATGTCTAAAAATACCTAATACTTTACACTTTAAAGAAATTACAAAAATTGAAGATGcattaaatttatatgaaaaattaaaaaaacaaacacaaatgaatatattcAAGCCGGATCAAGAAGTGGAGTGTGAAGATTCTAAGGGAAACGTCATGAACATAAAGGCATATGATGATTTGAAGAGGCAAGGATTACTTTAA
- a CDS encoding putative telomeric repeat binding factor 1 translates to MDLQLLKIKRSILLDEGISPVLIDTKDIEGKAKINKKKIKYKTPVKWEKEETKFLIEGINTYGLSKWSQILQSYNFPQYRFFIYKEKKKKKKQKIKF, encoded by the exons ATGG ACCTTCAACTGTTAAAAATTAAACGTTCCATCTTATTAG ATGAAGGTATTTCCCCTGTTTTAATTGACACGAAGGATATAGAGGGGAAAGccaaaataaataagaaaaag ATAAAATACAAAACTCCGGTTAAATGGGAAAAGGAAGAAACAAAATTTCTCATTGAAGGAATCAAC ACATATGGTTTATCTAAATGGTCACAAATTCTCCAATCGTATAATTTCCCTCAATACAggttttttatttataaggaaaaaaaaaaaaaaaagaaacaaaaaataaaattctGA